Proteins encoded in a region of the Pieris brassicae chromosome 3, ilPieBrab1.1, whole genome shotgun sequence genome:
- the LOC123707106 gene encoding T-lymphocyte activation antigen CD86-like isoform X2 — translation MGTKMLFSLLLHCFYVTTASSPGTGLGVLSALSSVERTERPYFDDVSPRNVSAVVGESAVLRCRAKHIGNRTVSWMRKRDLHILTSHIFTYTGDARFSVLHPEPSDDWDLKIDYVQPRDAGVYECQINTEPKINMAVMLSVEAAAATIWGSQDVYVKKGSTISLTCSVNVHSSPPSSASVLWYHGNAVVDFDSPRGGISLETEKTEGGTTSKLLVTKAALTDSGNYTCVPNNAHPASVSVHVLNGEHPAAMQTSNRATYLTSQLSCALFTYLLSSMAGR, via the exons GTCTAGGGGTTCTGTCAGCATTGAGCAGCGTAGAGAGAACAGAGAGGCCCTACTTTGACGATGTGTCACCGAGGAATGTATCGGCAGTGGTTGGCGAATCGGCGGTGCTACGATGTCGCGCAAAACACATAGGAAATAGAACT GTCTCATGGATGAGGAAGCGTGACCTGCATATTCTAACCTCTCACATCTTCACCTACACTGGAGATGCAAGGTTCAGTGTCCTACATCCAGAGCCCTCGGACGACTGGGACCTGAAGATTGACTACGTCCAGCCCCGAGATGCGGGCGTCTACGAGTGTCAAATCAACACTGAGCCTAAAATTAATATGGCCGTTATGCTTAGCGTTGAAG CTGCTGCGGCCACTATCTGGGGGTCGCAAGACGTGTACGTAAAGAAAGGCAGCACGATATCGTTGACCTGCTCCGTCAATGTCCACTCCTCGCCTCCCTCTAGCGCTTCAGTCCTGTG GTACCACGGCAATGCTGTGGTGGACTTTGACTCACCTCGAGGAGGAATTAGCTTGGAGACAGAGAAGACGGAAGGCGGTACTACTAGCAAGCTGCTAGTCACCAAGGCTGCGCTAACAGATTCTGGAAACTATACATGTGTTCCCAACAATGCGCACCCGGCTTCTGTGTCCGTTCATGTACTCAACG GCGAGCATCCGGCCGCAATGCAGACGAGTAACCGAGCGACGTACCTAACATCTCAGCTGAGCTGTGCTCTCTTCACCTACCTGCTCTCCTCGATGGCCGGCAGATGA
- the LOC123707106 gene encoding protein sidekick-1-like isoform X1, which translates to MGTKMLFSLLLHCFYVTTASSPGTGLGVLSALSSVERTERPYFDDVSPRNVSAVVGESAVLRCRAKHIGNRTVSWMRKRDLHILTSHIFTYTGDARFSVLHPEPSDDWDLKIDYVQPRDAGVYECQINTEPKINMAVMLSVEDESFTPAPQPPPRSSAAAATIWGSQDVYVKKGSTISLTCSVNVHSSPPSSASVLWYHGNAVVDFDSPRGGISLETEKTEGGTTSKLLVTKAALTDSGNYTCVPNNAHPASVSVHVLNGEHPAAMQTSNRATYLTSQLSCALFTYLLSSMAGR; encoded by the exons GTCTAGGGGTTCTGTCAGCATTGAGCAGCGTAGAGAGAACAGAGAGGCCCTACTTTGACGATGTGTCACCGAGGAATGTATCGGCAGTGGTTGGCGAATCGGCGGTGCTACGATGTCGCGCAAAACACATAGGAAATAGAACT GTCTCATGGATGAGGAAGCGTGACCTGCATATTCTAACCTCTCACATCTTCACCTACACTGGAGATGCAAGGTTCAGTGTCCTACATCCAGAGCCCTCGGACGACTGGGACCTGAAGATTGACTACGTCCAGCCCCGAGATGCGGGCGTCTACGAGTGTCAAATCAACACTGAGCCTAAAATTAATATGGCCGTTATGCTTAGCGTTGAAG ATGAGTCCTTCACCCCCGCGCCCCAGCCTCCGCCCCGATCCTCAG CTGCTGCGGCCACTATCTGGGGGTCGCAAGACGTGTACGTAAAGAAAGGCAGCACGATATCGTTGACCTGCTCCGTCAATGTCCACTCCTCGCCTCCCTCTAGCGCTTCAGTCCTGTG GTACCACGGCAATGCTGTGGTGGACTTTGACTCACCTCGAGGAGGAATTAGCTTGGAGACAGAGAAGACGGAAGGCGGTACTACTAGCAAGCTGCTAGTCACCAAGGCTGCGCTAACAGATTCTGGAAACTATACATGTGTTCCCAACAATGCGCACCCGGCTTCTGTGTCCGTTCATGTACTCAACG GCGAGCATCCGGCCGCAATGCAGACGAGTAACCGAGCGACGTACCTAACATCTCAGCTGAGCTGTGCTCTCTTCACCTACCTGCTCTCCTCGATGGCCGGCAGATGA